In Nitrosospira briensis C-128, a genomic segment contains:
- a CDS encoding sce7725 family protein — protein MYHPYFRGKQNELITIRETAHILAVSGFVPIIEPVKEALNGLKRTLDAVVEAGGKAVVITNPFHGDFSSDGEDISMLMAEHFAEAEGISVGILLKGNMTTTDVQACCDSHASHSLSLIHAGFSDAKGLADALGEQAQSMRHVFFEPDSGKLHQKHFKNNQRVLIRDGFQRRKNREHPEVELFSDLHATFKDEGMDGFGDFLIVGDDYSETGGPAYAIAIHLTYIDDDKDEAMYVYHFVSTRQDTPKDPAGKFAEALEKMIQTLDKSGSKVLESKAVQEFRKLHARRHFPGLGYIKKLSMQHHIETLHTYFKK, from the coding sequence ATGTATCATCCCTATTTTCGCGGTAAACAAAACGAGTTGATTACTATTCGTGAGACGGCTCACATATTGGCCGTGTCAGGGTTTGTCCCGATCATCGAACCCGTCAAGGAGGCGCTGAACGGGTTGAAACGAACGCTTGATGCCGTGGTCGAGGCTGGCGGGAAAGCAGTCGTCATCACTAATCCGTTTCACGGCGATTTTTCGAGTGATGGCGAGGATATCTCCATGCTCATGGCCGAGCATTTTGCCGAGGCGGAAGGCATATCGGTGGGCATTTTACTGAAGGGCAACATGACCACTACAGATGTTCAGGCGTGCTGTGACTCTCATGCGAGCCACTCACTTTCTCTTATTCACGCCGGATTTTCTGATGCCAAAGGACTAGCAGACGCTCTAGGCGAGCAGGCGCAAAGCATGCGCCATGTGTTTTTCGAGCCAGACAGTGGAAAGTTACATCAGAAGCACTTCAAAAATAACCAACGGGTACTAATCCGCGACGGTTTCCAGCGTCGAAAAAACAGAGAGCACCCTGAGGTCGAGTTATTCTCAGACCTCCATGCAACTTTCAAAGACGAAGGGATGGATGGGTTTGGCGATTTTCTCATAGTCGGCGACGACTACTCCGAGACTGGCGGCCCTGCTTACGCGATAGCGATTCATTTAACATACATCGACGACGACAAAGACGAAGCGATGTATGTTTATCACTTTGTATCTACCAGACAGGACACGCCTAAAGACCCCGCAGGAAAGTTTGCGGAGGCATTGGAAAAAATGATTCAGACGCTAGATAAGTCCGGATCAAAAGTGCTGGAATCGAAAGCAGTGCAGGAGTTCCGCAAGCTTCATGCCCGGCGCCACTTTCCCGGACTTGGCTATATTAAGAAGCTGTCGATGCAACATCACATCGAAACACTGCATACATATTTCAAGAAGTAG
- a CDS encoding sensor domain-containing protein: MNTETYAPLARFIDQLLDAICVVDGEGRFIFVSAACERIFGYTPKEMIGKVMLEMVVPEDRARTLQAANEIISGHPTLDFENRYIRKDGRVVHIMWSARWSEADQLRIAVARDITERKQAESMQAALYAISEAAHTAEDLLSLFQLIHQIIGKLLSATHFSVAMYDENNDQLSFPYYTCGYDEASELQQTAVRTLCAEVIRTRQPLLLGPESLASLPEELRSVNEGNVVGWLVVPLNSHKGTIGALILKSNSNGACYTEKDKELLQFVSTQVATAIERKQLHARLKHMAQYDGLTGLPNRGLLYDRLKMALARTRREQGQMSLLYLDLNNFKQVNDSLGHVAGDELLQVIAIRLQQCVRDLDTVARMGGDEFVVLLENIELPEHASNVAKKIRSVISQPIKIEGCSLCILPSIGIALYPDHGEEAHQLLRHADEAMYFEKKNNDNHFANASYDGIRMESAS; encoded by the coding sequence ATGAATACAGAAACTTACGCACCTTTGGCTAGATTTATAGATCAACTGCTTGACGCTATTTGCGTTGTTGATGGAGAGGGGCGTTTTATCTTTGTCAGTGCAGCATGCGAACGTATTTTTGGCTACACGCCGAAAGAAATGATCGGCAAGGTTATGTTGGAGATGGTGGTACCTGAGGATCGAGCGAGAACTCTCCAGGCGGCCAATGAAATCATATCAGGGCATCCTACACTTGATTTTGAGAACCGCTATATCCGCAAGGATGGGCGAGTGGTGCACATCATGTGGTCCGCCCGCTGGTCCGAAGCCGATCAACTGAGGATTGCCGTTGCACGAGACATCACCGAGCGCAAGCAGGCCGAATCGATGCAGGCAGCGCTCTATGCCATTTCCGAAGCTGCGCATACCGCAGAGGATCTACTCTCTTTATTTCAGCTAATTCATCAAATAATCGGCAAGCTGCTGTCAGCCACTCATTTTTCCGTGGCAATGTACGATGAGAATAATGATCAGTTGAGCTTTCCCTACTACACCTGCGGCTATGACGAGGCGTCCGAACTGCAGCAAACAGCCGTAAGAACCCTCTGCGCAGAAGTCATTCGCACTAGGCAGCCCTTGCTGCTGGGGCCTGAGTCGCTGGCTAGCCTTCCCGAGGAATTACGATCTGTCAACGAAGGCAATGTGGTGGGCTGGCTGGTCGTTCCGCTCAACTCACACAAGGGCACTATCGGGGCCCTGATTTTGAAAAGCAACTCGAACGGTGCGTGCTACACCGAAAAGGACAAGGAACTGCTGCAATTTGTCTCCACTCAGGTTGCCACCGCTATCGAGCGCAAACAGTTACACGCTCGACTGAAGCACATGGCGCAATACGACGGGTTGACGGGGCTGCCCAACCGAGGACTTTTATATGATCGTCTGAAAATGGCGCTGGCAAGAACACGACGGGAACAAGGACAAATGTCCCTGCTCTACCTGGACTTGAACAATTTCAAACAAGTCAACGACTCTTTGGGTCATGTTGCAGGGGATGAACTGCTGCAGGTGATCGCCATTCGCCTGCAGCAGTGCGTACGCGATTTGGATACCGTCGCGCGCATGGGCGGCGATGAGTTTGTGGTGCTGCTCGAAAACATCGAGTTGCCCGAGCACGCCTCGAATGTAGCCAAAAAAATCCGCAGTGTTATCAGCCAACCCATAAAAATAGAAGGCTGCAGCCTCTGCATACTGCCGAGCATCGGGATCGCACTCTACCCCGATCATGGAGAGGAGGCGCACCAGCTTCTCAGACATGCCGACGAGGCCATGTATTTTGAAAAAAAGAACAATGATAACCACTTTGCAAATGCCTCTTATGACGGCATTCGCATGGAATCGGCATCATAA
- a CDS encoding TonB-dependent siderophore receptor: MKNKYKSSANIVASRLIACSVNANELKNTPLCAIRSENHDVVRKHNGRKEKSNLYRSSLAAAIQGALLFLGTAAIALPHAAFAESGVGDSAHAQPYNISAGPLEDALNNFVRQTRVKLSFAAADVKDITTQGLNGNFSVQGGLNHLLTGSGLEAVPQANGYIVRKLPAIVADQPTALPPIKVSASTITSPTDGYMATKSFSATRTDTPLRDVPQSITVVTQEMIKDQTMLSIGDVVRYVPGVNTSQGEGNRDTVIFRGNSSTGDFYVDGLRDDVQYFRDLYNVDRVEVLKGSNGMIFGRGGAGGVINRVIKEAGWTPIREISAQYGSFSHKRIAVDIGQPINDVAAFRLNAMYEHSNSYRNGVDLERGGVNPTFTFKPTAQTKVVLSGEYFFDRRTADRGIPSFMGRPANTDRSTFFGNAENSPTNVDAWSLNSLIEHRFDNNLKVRNRTRYASYDKFYQNVFAGSAASAEDATGTVAISAYNNATQRQNLFTQTDFLYNLETWGVKHEFMTGVEYGRQVSDNFRNSGFFSTPNRVSFLNPTFLGPVSFSQSPTDANNHGVVEVVGIYLQDQITLLPQLKAVLGIRYDNFDANFVNNRNGQRIHTNDGLVSPRVGLIYKPIEEVSIYGNYSLAYVPRAGDQLSSLTLSNAALKPESFMNLELGAKWDIRPDLSLTTALYQLDRSNVITQDPNDLSRTSLVDGQRARGAEIGLMGRITPQWSVMGGYAYTDAEISKALVTTSGSTTPAGSVVAQVPKHTVSVWNRYDFTPFIGLGLGVIHRSSMYAAVDNTVLLPGFTRLDTAVFVRLNKTLRVQANIENIANVNYVASANSNNNITPGAPRIFRLTVVANF, encoded by the coding sequence GTGAAAAATAAATATAAAAGTAGCGCGAACATTGTTGCGTCCCGACTTATCGCCTGTTCGGTTAACGCTAATGAACTCAAGAATACCCCCCTCTGTGCGATTCGCTCCGAAAACCACGACGTGGTACGAAAGCACAATGGCAGGAAAGAAAAATCCAACTTATATCGATCTTCCCTCGCAGCGGCAATACAGGGTGCGCTGCTTTTTCTTGGCACGGCTGCGATAGCCTTGCCTCATGCGGCTTTTGCCGAGTCTGGCGTTGGCGACAGCGCCCATGCACAGCCATACAATATTTCTGCCGGCCCGCTGGAAGATGCGCTCAATAATTTTGTAAGGCAGACACGGGTCAAGCTCTCCTTCGCTGCCGCCGATGTAAAAGATATCACCACGCAAGGGCTGAACGGCAATTTCTCGGTACAGGGCGGATTGAACCATCTTCTGACTGGGAGCGGCCTCGAAGCGGTACCGCAGGCCAATGGGTACATTGTAAGGAAGCTACCTGCGATCGTAGCTGATCAACCTACGGCGCTACCGCCAATAAAAGTCTCTGCGAGCACCATAACCAGCCCGACGGATGGTTATATGGCCACAAAAAGTTTTAGCGCCACCCGAACCGATACCCCGCTACGCGATGTACCGCAATCCATCACCGTTGTAACACAGGAGATGATCAAGGATCAGACCATGCTGAGTATCGGCGACGTGGTGCGTTATGTGCCGGGTGTCAACACATCACAGGGGGAGGGCAATCGCGATACCGTGATTTTTCGTGGTAACAGCTCAACGGGCGATTTTTATGTCGATGGGTTACGCGATGACGTTCAGTATTTCCGCGATCTCTACAATGTAGACCGGGTCGAGGTCCTGAAAGGATCCAACGGGATGATTTTCGGGCGGGGTGGTGCGGGTGGCGTGATCAATCGTGTCATCAAGGAGGCCGGTTGGACGCCCATTCGTGAAATTTCGGCGCAGTATGGATCCTTCAGCCATAAGCGGATTGCGGTCGATATCGGCCAACCCATCAACGACGTCGCGGCTTTCCGGCTCAACGCAATGTACGAACATTCAAACAGCTATCGTAACGGCGTCGATCTGGAGCGAGGCGGGGTCAATCCCACGTTTACATTCAAGCCGACTGCTCAAACCAAGGTCGTGCTGAGCGGGGAATACTTTTTCGATCGGCGTACCGCAGACCGCGGCATTCCTTCTTTCATGGGGCGCCCAGCCAATACGGACCGCTCGACCTTCTTTGGCAATGCGGAAAACAGCCCGACGAATGTCGATGCCTGGTCGCTGAATTCGCTCATCGAGCACAGGTTCGATAACAATCTTAAAGTCCGTAACCGTACCCGTTATGCCAGTTACGATAAGTTCTACCAGAACGTATTTGCCGGAAGCGCTGCTTCAGCCGAAGATGCTACGGGAACAGTAGCTATTTCGGCCTACAACAATGCAACCCAACGCCAGAATCTTTTCACTCAGACAGACTTTCTGTACAACCTCGAAACTTGGGGTGTGAAGCATGAGTTCATGACGGGCGTGGAGTATGGCCGCCAGGTTTCGGACAACTTCCGCAATAGCGGTTTTTTCAGTACGCCTAATCGAGTATCCTTTCTTAACCCCACTTTTCTGGGTCCGGTCTCCTTCTCACAGAGCCCCACTGATGCCAATAATCACGGTGTGGTAGAGGTGGTGGGAATCTATTTACAGGATCAGATTACGCTTCTCCCCCAATTGAAGGCGGTCCTGGGCATACGCTACGATAATTTCGATGCGAATTTTGTCAATAATCGCAACGGCCAGCGGATACATACCAATGATGGACTGGTTTCGCCTCGGGTCGGATTGATATATAAACCGATCGAAGAAGTATCCATTTACGGCAACTACAGTCTGGCTTATGTACCGCGTGCGGGTGATCAGCTCAGTTCGTTAACGTTGAGCAACGCGGCGCTCAAGCCCGAAAGTTTCATGAACCTGGAACTGGGTGCCAAGTGGGATATTCGCCCTGATCTTTCGCTGACCACGGCGCTGTATCAGTTGGACCGCAGTAATGTAATTACTCAAGATCCCAACGATCTCAGCCGGACAAGCTTGGTCGATGGCCAGCGCGCCAGAGGGGCCGAGATAGGTTTGATGGGCCGCATCACTCCGCAGTGGAGCGTGATGGGGGGATATGCCTATACCGATGCGGAAATTAGCAAGGCGTTAGTCACCACCTCAGGGAGCACTACTCCAGCCGGCTCGGTTGTGGCACAAGTTCCCAAGCATACAGTTTCCGTTTGGAACCGCTATGATTTCACGCCGTTTATCGGATTGGGACTAGGCGTGATTCATCGCAGCAGCATGTATGCTGCAGTAGACAATACCGTGCTCCTGCCCGGCTTCACGCGACTGGATACGGCCGTGTTCGTCCGCCTCAACAAGACCCTGCGGGTTCAGGCAAATATCGAAAACATAGCTAATGTCAACTATGTTGCGTCAGCCAACAGCAATAACAACATAACGCCGGGTGCGCCCCGCATTTTTCGCCTGACGGTCGTTGCTAACTTTTAG
- a CDS encoding PEP-CTERM sorting domain-containing protein, whose translation MNHLIKHGLLVTACAIGVGLSQSSVAADTTAPVAATATIDWSKLQLSITGVNDTVPTVTFSGQNTSLSSYASSPGQHENNSKSINNWTDPKSADADAGTTFANALASTLNFSGDANSVHGSASSSGTRTEQFTFDGPGVLTVTVPYTISLNGETSNYCYYCYNYDHASVSGSASFNSYVDNGSSSTHSNSSFSLHNYYGTPPSQSQSGTLVFGIFASGAGNGSLNVNFDLSAHSPVSSVPEPESYAMLLAGLELMGAMVRRRGNNRST comes from the coding sequence ATGAACCATCTGATAAAACATGGACTTTTGGTAACAGCATGCGCAATCGGAGTTGGACTGAGCCAATCTTCAGTTGCAGCCGACACCACTGCCCCGGTTGCAGCGACCGCTACTATCGACTGGAGCAAGCTCCAGCTATCGATTACGGGTGTCAACGATACAGTACCTACAGTGACATTTTCAGGTCAAAACACGTCGCTGAGTTCATATGCGTCGTCTCCCGGACAACACGAAAATAATTCGAAGTCAATCAATAACTGGACAGATCCCAAGAGTGCCGACGCAGATGCCGGAACCACGTTTGCCAATGCGTTAGCCTCCACGCTAAATTTTTCAGGGGACGCGAACTCGGTGCATGGTTCTGCAAGCTCTTCGGGTACCCGAACGGAGCAATTCACTTTTGACGGGCCGGGTGTGCTGACTGTAACCGTTCCTTATACTATCAGCTTAAACGGGGAGACTTCCAATTACTGCTACTATTGCTACAATTACGACCACGCATCAGTCAGCGGGAGCGCGTCCTTTAACAGCTACGTAGACAATGGGAGCTCCAGTACTCATTCCAATTCTTCGTTTTCGCTGCATAATTACTATGGGACCCCACCTTCACAATCACAATCGGGAACCCTGGTATTTGGCATTTTCGCCAGTGGTGCTGGCAATGGCTCGCTCAACGTTAACTTCGATCTATCGGCACACTCTCCAGTCAGCTCGGTGCCGGAGCCCGAATCCTATGCAATGTTGCTGGCTGGCCTGGAGCTGATGGGCGCAATGGTCCGGCGACGGGGCAATAACCGGAGCACCTGA
- a CDS encoding carbon starvation CstA family protein — MNHLITKLGWWAFAALGAFAFAFIALHHGESIGAIWIVIATVCVYTIAYRFYSQFIASRVLRLDPTRMTPAYKFNDGLDYVPTNKYVLFGHHFAAIAGAGPLVGPILAAQMGYMPGMLWLLAGVVFAGAVQDFVVLFISTRRDGRSLGDLIKSELGQIPGMIALFGTFFIMLILLAVLALIVVKALAESPWGTFTVAATMPIALFMGVYARYIRPGAIGEVSLIGFVLLMLSIIGGQYVQEIPALAVMFTLTGEQLTWVLIAYGFIASVLPVWLLLAPRDYLSTFLKIGTIVGLAIGVIFISPMLKMPAFTQFVDGSGPVWSGSLFPFLFITIACGAVSGFHSLISSGTTPKMIRNETDARFIGYGAMLMESFVAIMALIAASTLEPGVYFAMNSPAAIIGTTAESAAQTISQWGFYLTPEMVTQTARDVGEHTIISRTGGAPTLAVGMAQILSEFAGGKAMMAFWYHFAILFEALFILTAVDAGTRAGRFMLQDLLGTFIPSMKRTDSLVASLIATGICVAGWGYFLYQGVVDPLGGINTLWPLFGISNQMLAGIALILCTGVLFKMKLDRFAWVTIVPATWVLVCTLTAAWQKIFDANPRIGFLAHASKYKDAVADGVLLAPAKSLEQMQQVIFNDYVNASLAGLFMLVLISILFFGIQTVLRARATGRPTAKEAPFELLPVEAART; from the coding sequence ATGAATCATCTAATCACTAAGCTCGGCTGGTGGGCGTTTGCCGCGCTTGGCGCGTTTGCATTCGCCTTCATCGCACTGCACCATGGCGAATCGATAGGCGCCATCTGGATCGTTATCGCCACTGTCTGCGTCTACACCATTGCCTATCGTTTCTACAGCCAGTTCATCGCCAGCCGGGTGCTGAGGCTGGATCCCACCCGCATGACGCCGGCTTATAAATTCAATGATGGCCTGGATTATGTGCCGACCAACAAGTACGTATTGTTCGGGCACCATTTCGCCGCGATTGCCGGCGCCGGTCCCCTTGTCGGCCCAATTCTGGCGGCCCAGATGGGTTACATGCCGGGCATGTTGTGGCTGCTGGCGGGTGTCGTCTTCGCCGGCGCGGTGCAGGATTTCGTTGTGTTATTCATTTCCACGCGGCGTGATGGCCGCTCGCTGGGTGATCTGATCAAATCGGAACTGGGGCAGATACCCGGCATGATTGCCCTGTTCGGCACCTTCTTCATTATGCTGATCCTGCTGGCAGTGCTGGCGCTGATCGTGGTCAAAGCGCTGGCGGAATCACCATGGGGCACCTTTACGGTTGCCGCCACCATGCCCATTGCCTTGTTCATGGGCGTTTACGCGCGTTATATCCGCCCTGGTGCGATCGGCGAAGTTTCATTGATCGGTTTTGTTTTATTGATGCTGTCGATCATCGGCGGGCAATACGTGCAGGAAATTCCCGCGCTGGCGGTCATGTTCACCCTGACTGGCGAACAGTTGACCTGGGTACTGATCGCCTACGGCTTCATCGCTTCCGTACTGCCTGTCTGGCTCTTGCTGGCGCCGCGCGACTACCTGTCCACCTTCCTCAAGATCGGCACGATTGTCGGCTTGGCCATCGGCGTCATCTTCATTTCGCCTATGCTCAAGATGCCGGCGTTCACGCAGTTTGTGGATGGCTCCGGCCCGGTCTGGTCGGGCAGCTTGTTTCCCTTCCTGTTCATTACCATCGCGTGTGGCGCGGTATCCGGTTTTCATTCGCTCATCTCATCCGGCACTACCCCCAAGATGATCCGCAACGAGACCGATGCCCGCTTCATCGGCTACGGGGCGATGCTAATGGAATCGTTTGTCGCCATCATGGCGCTGATCGCCGCTTCGACGCTTGAGCCCGGGGTGTATTTCGCCATGAATAGCCCGGCCGCGATTATCGGCACCACAGCGGAATCGGCTGCGCAAACCATATCGCAATGGGGTTTTTATCTCACGCCCGAAATGGTCACGCAGACCGCACGGGATGTGGGCGAACACACCATTATTTCTCGTACCGGCGGCGCGCCGACACTGGCGGTAGGCATGGCGCAAATCCTGTCGGAGTTTGCCGGCGGCAAGGCGATGATGGCGTTCTGGTATCACTTCGCGATCCTGTTCGAGGCGCTGTTCATCCTGACCGCGGTCGATGCGGGAACCCGTGCCGGACGCTTCATGCTGCAGGATTTGCTGGGTACCTTCATCCCGTCGATGAAGCGCACCGATTCATTGGTTGCCAGCCTGATCGCCACCGGTATCTGCGTTGCCGGCTGGGGATATTTTCTGTACCAGGGCGTGGTTGATCCGCTGGGCGGCATCAATACGCTGTGGCCGCTGTTCGGCATTTCGAACCAGATGCTCGCCGGCATTGCGTTGATTCTCTGCACCGGCGTGCTGTTCAAGATGAAGCTTGACCGTTTCGCCTGGGTGACGATCGTGCCTGCCACATGGGTGCTGGTGTGCACGCTGACCGCCGCCTGGCAGAAGATATTCGATGCCAATCCACGCATCGGTTTTCTGGCGCACGCCAGCAAATACAAGGACGCTGTCGCGGACGGCGTGCTCCTTGCGCCAGCCAAGTCACTGGAGCAGATGCAACAGGTGATTTTTAACGACTATGTGAATGCATCGTTAGCGGGATTGTTCATGCTGGTACTGATCAGCATCCTGTTTTTCGGTATCCAGACAGTGCTACGCGCACGCGCCACGGGCAGACCTACCGCTAAAGAAGCGCCATTCGAATTGCTGCCGGTCGAGGCGGCAAGAACGTGA
- a CDS encoding sce7726 family protein codes for MTSIEANQLSAISRLFSSGVIREMARKGKSPLFARLSNEALLFQKVTPSDRVHDLFDVAFSILQKKAHRHEYVYKAALTHKILLGAHSLQTASMLTEFRVGECKADLAIFNGTATVYEIKSERDSLGRLERQIRAYRHVFAKVYVIAGENHVDAVFDAVSTDVGVMRLSGRHQISTLREAIDQPERTSCAAIFDSIRLNEAKQILARNGLCLPNVPNTELHSALRDQFIKLTPQAAHSGMVHVLKKTRNLMPLADLVGQLPGSLQSAVLSIPLRRIDHERLLHAVNARLSDAIKWI; via the coding sequence ATGACAAGCATCGAAGCCAACCAGTTATCCGCAATCTCGCGGCTTTTCTCGTCGGGCGTCATCCGAGAAATGGCCCGCAAAGGAAAGTCGCCGCTTTTTGCGCGACTGTCGAATGAAGCACTTCTGTTTCAAAAAGTAACACCATCTGATCGCGTGCATGATCTTTTCGATGTCGCCTTCTCAATCCTCCAGAAAAAGGCTCATCGACACGAGTACGTTTATAAGGCGGCACTCACTCATAAAATATTGCTTGGTGCGCATTCGCTTCAAACAGCTTCCATGCTGACTGAATTTCGGGTCGGTGAATGCAAAGCTGATCTAGCAATCTTCAACGGCACAGCAACGGTCTATGAAATCAAATCCGAACGCGATTCTCTCGGCAGATTGGAGCGACAAATTCGCGCCTACAGACACGTGTTCGCGAAAGTTTACGTGATTGCTGGCGAAAACCATGTAGATGCTGTTTTTGACGCAGTGTCCACAGATGTCGGCGTGATGCGACTTTCGGGTCGTCATCAGATTTCTACCTTGAGAGAGGCCATAGATCAGCCGGAACGCACAAGTTGTGCCGCTATATTCGACTCAATTCGTCTAAACGAAGCAAAGCAGATTCTTGCGCGAAACGGTCTGTGTCTTCCAAACGTGCCCAACACCGAGTTGCATTCAGCGCTTCGCGACCAGTTCATCAAACTGACCCCACAAGCGGCGCATTCTGGAATGGTACATGTGCTGAAAAAGACGCGGAACTTGATGCCACTCGCCGATCTGGTCGGCCAACTTCCAGGCTCCTTGCAATCTGCTGTGCTTTCGATTCCGCTCAGAAGGATTGATCATGAACGCCTATTGCATGCAGTGAATGCGCGTCTAAGCGACGCCATAAAGTGGATATAG
- a CDS encoding YbdD/YjiX family protein, translated as MLNKISRTVRYLGQSMRLMVGVPEYSTYVDHMKNAHPDKLIMSYQEFFRERQEARYGSTGKITRCC; from the coding sequence ATGCTGAATAAAATAAGCAGAACAGTTCGGTATCTGGGACAGAGCATGCGGCTCATGGTTGGCGTGCCCGAATACAGCACTTATGTTGATCACATGAAAAATGCGCATCCCGACAAGCTGATCATGTCTTACCAGGAATTCTTCCGGGAGCGCCAGGAAGCGCGCTACGGCAGTACCGGTAAAATCACCCGCTGTTGCTAA
- a CDS encoding transposase has translation MILHGNNRTSIFYEEVDYRFYIGKLRLACKKHDCDIHAYVLMTNHEHLFIEKTGRACGQGW, from the coding sequence GTGATTTTACATGGCAATAATCGGACTTCGATTTTCTATGAAGAGGTGGATTACAGGTTCTATATTGGTAAATTACGGTTAGCCTGTAAAAAGCACGATTGTGACATTCACGCCTATGTGCTGATGACCAACCACGAGCATTTATTCATTGAAAAGACGGGTAGGGCCTGCGGCCAAGGGTGGTGA
- a CDS encoding RES family NAD+ phosphorylase, giving the protein MGTCDYCRTEQEILIDPCQLSDMFGVLVNVYQFDDDGKSLVQWLKEDWALFIHPKMDDAHAKELLGDILDDGQIVRRSFIPSKQYEFDRLGQWEELRKELMHENRFFPKAQIDFDRLKLLLERLMLDANEIPSTWYRARVQRGDTVFPIAEMQAPPAKIAPHGRANPAGIPYLYLGSETVTAVSEIRPHTGEIVYVADFTMTNDLKLVDLRTPRRTVSPFLLADEVDVGQMRFDITFLERLGEELIRPVFPHAAAFDYTPSQYLCEFIKKCGYDGVIYRSSVSSGMNLALFKPEKATAGAVQKHVVTRVSVEVEGAQ; this is encoded by the coding sequence ATGGGAACCTGTGACTATTGCCGTACTGAACAGGAAATCCTGATCGACCCATGTCAACTTTCCGACATGTTCGGTGTCCTAGTGAACGTTTACCAGTTCGACGACGATGGAAAGTCGCTAGTCCAATGGCTTAAAGAAGATTGGGCTTTGTTCATTCATCCCAAGATGGATGACGCCCACGCCAAGGAGTTACTCGGTGATATTCTCGATGACGGCCAAATTGTCCGCAGAAGCTTTATACCGTCCAAGCAGTATGAGTTTGATAGGCTTGGCCAATGGGAAGAGCTTCGCAAGGAGTTGATGCATGAGAATCGCTTTTTTCCGAAAGCGCAGATTGATTTCGACAGGCTCAAACTTCTTCTTGAGCGATTGATGCTCGACGCGAACGAAATCCCGAGCACTTGGTATCGCGCTCGAGTCCAAAGGGGTGACACGGTATTCCCAATCGCAGAAATGCAAGCGCCTCCTGCAAAGATCGCGCCACATGGGCGCGCAAATCCAGCAGGGATTCCATACTTATACTTGGGTTCTGAAACTGTGACCGCAGTTTCAGAAATCCGTCCGCATACTGGTGAGATTGTTTATGTGGCGGACTTTACCATGACGAATGACCTAAAACTTGTAGACCTTCGCACCCCCCGGCGAACGGTTTCGCCATTTCTGCTCGCGGACGAAGTAGACGTTGGTCAGATGCGTTTCGATATCACGTTTTTGGAGCGGCTTGGAGAAGAACTGATCCGTCCAGTTTTCCCCCATGCCGCAGCGTTCGATTATACCCCAAGCCAATATCTTTGCGAATTTATTAAGAAATGCGGCTACGATGGCGTCATTTATCGTAGCTCTGTAAGCAGCGGGATGAACCTTGCGCTCTTCAAGCCAGAAAAGGCGACGGCAGGTGCTGTGCAGAAACACGTGGTTACGCGTGTCTCCGTCGAGGTCGAGGGAGCGCAATAG